The nucleotide sequence TGTTTTGGCAGCTGATACTATGGCAAGAGTTCCTCTTGTTGACAAACCTGCTTCTAAGTACTTACTTTCCCTTGTAGCCCAGACTATATCAAGGATGTAATCTGCTATTTTATCTGATACATATACTTTTGTAATTTCATCTTGAATTTTAAGTATTTCATCTTTTGTTAGGATTGGTTCAATTTGGTAAAGGCTTTCCCTTTTACTGCCACCTTTTATTATCTCTTTTTCAGCTTCTCTTGATGGATAGCCAATGGATATTTTTATTAAAAATCTGTCTAACTGAGATTCTGGAAGTGGAAACGTTCCATAATGCTGTGATGGGTTTTGAGTTGCAATTACGAAAAAAGGTTTTGGAAGTTTGTAAGTGTTTCCATCTACCGTAATCTGTTTTTCTCCCATCGCTTCAAGTAAAGCTGATTGGGTTTTAGGCGTTGATCTGTTTATCTCATCAACTAAAATAACGTTATTAAAAATCGGTCCTGGTTTAAATTCAAACTGAGATTTTTCTTTGTTAAAAACAGATACTCCTAAAATGTCAGAAGGTAGAAGGTCAGAAGTTCCCTGTATTCTTCCGTAGTCTAAACCTAAAATTTTTGCTATTCCAATGGCAAGGGTTGTTTTCCCAAGCCCTGGAAGGTCTTCTATCAAAAGGTGTCCCCTTGAAAAAAAGGTTATTAACGTAAGCTCTATGGCTTTTTCTTTTCCTTGAAGGTAAAAAGATAAAGATGAGACAATCTCTTTTAGAATTGAAGATTTCATAACAATTATAGCTCCATATTGTCTATAAGTCTTGTGTTACCTATATAAACAGCAACTGCTATAACATCTCCTGATTCTGCTACCTTTTTAGGTTTTAAACTGTCTTTATCTACCACTTCCACATACTGAATCTCTTTAAGCAGTGGAGCTTTTTTTATCGTATCTATCACAGCCTGCCTAATTTTTTCTGAGTCTCTTTCTCCTGATTGAAAGAGCCTTTTACCTTCTAAAAGTCCTTTGTATATGTAAGTGGCTGACTGTCTTTCTTCGTTGGACAGGTAAGTGTTTCTTGAAGACATTGCAAGTCCGTCAGGCTCCCTAACAATAGGACAGCCTACAACATTAACAGGAACGTTTAAATCCTTTACCATTCTTTGTATAACTTTTAATTGCTGATAATCTTTTTTTCCAAAGTAAGCATTATCTGGGCAAACTATATTAAATAACTTTAAAACAACAGTTGCAACACCTTTAAAGTGCCCTGGTCT is from Sulfurihydrogenibium subterraneum DSM 15120 and encodes:
- a CDS encoding AAA family ATPase; the protein is MKSSILKEIVSSLSFYLQGKEKAIELTLITFFSRGHLLIEDLPGLGKTTLAIGIAKILGLDYGRIQGTSDLLPSDILGVSVFNKEKSQFEFKPGPIFNNVILVDEINRSTPKTQSALLEAMGEKQITVDGNTYKLPKPFFVIATQNPSQHYGTFPLPESQLDRFLIKISIGYPSREAEKEIIKGGSKRESLYQIEPILTKDEILKIQDEITKVYVSDKIADYILDIVWATRESKYLEAGLSTRGTLAIVSAAKTNAYFEGRDYVIPEDIKKLYPYVIPHRLIFKPEFEAQKQEIVKWIVENIPIPL
- the panC gene encoding pantoate--beta-alanine ligase translates to MQVIKNPKQLQDTMLELKKQGKKIGFVPTMGYLHEGHISLIKCAKKENDIVVVSIFVNPLQFGKNEDLGKYPRDFERDKSICEKEGVDYLFYPDYKDMYPESFQTYVEVVELSKGLCGDYRPGHFKGVATVVLKLFNIVCPDNAYFGKKDYQQLKVIQRMVKDLNVPVNVVGCPIVREPDGLAMSSRNTYLSNEERQSATYIYKGLLEGKRLFQSGERDSEKIRQAVIDTIKKAPLLKEIQYVEVVDKDSLKPKKVAESGDVIAVAVYIGNTRLIDNMEL